A genomic stretch from Mycobacterium cookii includes:
- a CDS encoding carboxyl transferase domain-containing protein, producing MSRIGTDELRDAVLDEGSFVSWDSTPIAVSAGESYTRELAEAHAASGRDESVLTGEGQVFGRRVAVVVCEFDFLAGSIGVAAAERITVAIERATAERLPLLASPCSGGTRMQEGTVAFLQMVKIAAAVNLHKQAHLPYLVYLRHPTTGGVFASWGSLGHVTFAQPGALIGFLGPRVYEQLYGEPFPPDVQTAENLQRHGVVDAVVPLDELRGILDRALTVVADDPGPAPEPPAGTEPLPDIPAWDSVLASRRPDRPGVRHLLRHGCTDQVLLSGTGQGEAATMLLALARFAGQPAVLLGQQRVIGGLVGPAALREARRGMSLAAGLRLPLVLVIDTAGPALSVEAEQDGLAGQIAHCLAELVTLDTPTVSVLLGQGSGGPALAMVPADRVLSALHGWLAPLPPEGASAIVFRDTAHAAELSADQGVRSADLLASGIVDAVVPEHPDAADEPVEFSERLSAAIAAELHALRAMPDRMATRLRRYRNIGLR from the coding sequence GTGAGCCGGATCGGGACCGACGAACTGCGCGACGCGGTACTCGACGAGGGATCGTTCGTCAGCTGGGACAGCACGCCCATCGCCGTCTCTGCCGGCGAGAGCTACACCCGCGAACTGGCCGAGGCACACGCCGCCAGCGGACGCGACGAATCGGTGCTGACCGGCGAGGGCCAGGTGTTCGGCCGCCGGGTGGCCGTGGTGGTCTGCGAGTTCGACTTCCTCGCCGGCTCGATCGGGGTCGCCGCCGCCGAGCGGATCACCGTGGCCATCGAACGCGCTACCGCCGAGCGGCTGCCGTTGCTGGCCTCGCCGTGTTCGGGCGGCACCCGGATGCAGGAGGGCACCGTCGCGTTTTTGCAGATGGTCAAGATCGCCGCCGCGGTCAACCTGCACAAACAGGCGCACCTGCCGTATCTGGTCTACTTGCGTCATCCGACCACCGGCGGGGTGTTCGCGTCGTGGGGCTCACTGGGCCACGTCACGTTCGCGCAGCCCGGCGCCCTGATCGGTTTTCTGGGGCCACGGGTATACGAGCAGCTCTACGGCGAACCGTTTCCCCCCGACGTCCAAACCGCCGAGAATCTGCAGCGGCACGGTGTGGTCGACGCCGTCGTACCGCTCGACGAACTGCGCGGCATCCTGGACCGGGCCCTGACCGTCGTCGCGGACGACCCGGGCCCGGCCCCGGAACCGCCGGCCGGGACTGAGCCGCTGCCCGACATCCCGGCCTGGGACTCGGTGCTGGCCTCGCGGCGACCTGATCGGCCCGGCGTCCGGCACCTACTGCGACACGGCTGCACCGACCAGGTGTTGCTGTCGGGCACCGGGCAGGGCGAAGCCGCGACCATGCTGCTGGCGCTGGCCCGGTTCGCCGGTCAACCCGCGGTGTTGCTCGGCCAGCAGCGTGTCATCGGCGGACTGGTCGGGCCGGCCGCCCTGCGCGAAGCGCGTCGCGGTATGTCGTTGGCCGCCGGTCTGCGGTTACCGCTGGTGCTGGTCATCGACACCGCCGGCCCGGCGCTGTCGGTCGAAGCCGAGCAGGACGGGCTGGCCGGTCAGATCGCCCACTGCCTGGCCGAGCTGGTCACCCTGGACACCCCGACCGTGTCGGTGTTGCTCGGCCAGGGCAGCGGCGGCCCCGCGCTGGCGATGGTGCCCGCCGACCGGGTGCTGTCGGCGCTGCACGGTTGGCTGGCGCCGCTGCCACCCGAGGGCGCCAGCGCGATCGTTTTTCGCGACACCGCCCACGCTGCCGAGCTGTCCGCCGACCAGGGCGTCCGATCGGCCGACCTGTTGGCGTCCGGCATCGTCGACGCCGTCGTGCCCGAGCACCCGGATGCCGCCGACGAGCCGGTCGAGTTCTCCGAACGACTGTCCGCGGCGATCGCGGCCGAACTCCACGCGCTGCGTGCGATGCCCGACCGGATGGCGACCCGGCTACGGCGTTACCGCAACATCGGACTGCGCTAG
- a CDS encoding TetR/AcrR family transcriptional regulator, with amino-acid sequence MRKSSDDTKAAILAAARERFGKAGFQAATIRAIAADAGIDPSMVMRYFGNKDKLFAAAAEFDLRLPDLAAIDRTAVGCALISHFLQRWEGDEALVILLRSSATNGDAALRMQHIFTTQLQPLVATLVPADEVRWRSGLIATQILGVAWCRFVLKLPPVVDMTQADIIDLVGPTIQRYLGLPDR; translated from the coding sequence ATGCGGAAATCGTCGGACGACACCAAGGCCGCCATCCTCGCGGCGGCCAGGGAGCGATTCGGCAAGGCAGGTTTTCAGGCCGCCACAATTCGCGCGATCGCCGCCGATGCCGGCATCGACCCTTCGATGGTGATGCGGTACTTCGGCAACAAGGACAAGCTGTTCGCCGCCGCGGCGGAGTTCGATCTGCGGCTTCCGGACCTGGCCGCGATCGACCGCACCGCGGTGGGCTGCGCGCTGATCAGCCATTTCCTGCAACGCTGGGAGGGTGACGAGGCGCTGGTGATCCTGTTGCGCTCCAGTGCCACCAACGGTGACGCCGCACTGCGCATGCAGCACATCTTCACGACGCAACTGCAACCGCTGGTCGCGACCCTGGTTCCGGCCGACGAAGTCCGGTGGCGGTCCGGGCTGATCGCCACCCAGATCCTGGGCGTGGCGTGGTGCCGCTTCGTCTTGAAGTTGCCGCCGGTAGTCGACATGACCCAAGCCGACATCATCGACTTGGTCGGGCCGACGATCCAGCGTTACCTCGGGCTGCCGGACCGCTAG
- a CDS encoding FAD-dependent oxidoreductase → MIDTDVLVVGAGPTGLTLAASLLRHGAEVMVVDRLVEGANTSRAAAVNARTLEVLEHLDVSRRMVKSGLIAPRFTMRDGTRTLMAIDFSELPTSYPYTLMLSQATTEALLVERLAELGGEVSRPKELTRLSQDADGVTATFGDGETIRARFVVGCDGARSTVRQLAGIGFAGGEYAEAFALADVRLAGEAPDAEIILFYAMSGMNVLAPLPGGIHRVIAPTAHAPEQPSVEFVQNILDTRGFGPGRTTVTELIWGSRFRIHHRVADSYRAGRLLLAGDAAHLHSPAGGQGMNLGIQDAVALADGLRDALNGDGDSALDAYSASRRPVARQVLTTTGRLTRLATLPRAARPARNGLTRLAAGIPAVRTKLAWRLSGLVYR, encoded by the coding sequence ATGATCGACACCGACGTCCTCGTCGTGGGGGCCGGCCCGACCGGGCTCACACTCGCCGCGTCACTGCTGCGCCACGGCGCGGAGGTGATGGTCGTCGACCGCCTGGTCGAGGGCGCCAACACATCGCGCGCGGCCGCCGTCAACGCCCGCACGCTCGAGGTGCTAGAACACCTCGACGTCTCCAGACGCATGGTGAAGTCGGGGCTCATCGCCCCTCGTTTCACCATGCGGGATGGCACGCGGACGTTGATGGCGATCGATTTCTCCGAACTGCCGACCAGCTACCCGTACACGCTGATGCTCTCGCAGGCCACCACCGAGGCGCTGCTCGTCGAGCGGCTGGCCGAGCTGGGCGGAGAGGTAAGCCGGCCTAAAGAGCTGACCCGCTTGTCGCAGGACGCCGACGGCGTCACCGCGACATTCGGCGACGGCGAGACCATCCGGGCGCGATTTGTGGTGGGCTGCGACGGCGCGCGCAGCACCGTGCGTCAGCTGGCCGGCATCGGCTTTGCCGGTGGCGAATACGCCGAAGCTTTCGCGCTGGCCGACGTCCGACTCGCCGGGGAGGCGCCCGACGCCGAGATCATCCTGTTCTATGCGATGAGCGGCATGAATGTGCTGGCGCCGCTGCCCGGCGGCATCCACCGGGTCATCGCGCCGACCGCCCACGCGCCGGAGCAGCCGTCGGTCGAGTTCGTCCAGAACATCCTGGACACTCGTGGGTTCGGCCCGGGGCGCACCACTGTCACCGAATTGATCTGGGGATCGAGATTCCGGATTCACCACCGGGTTGCCGACAGCTATCGCGCAGGGCGGCTACTGCTGGCCGGCGACGCCGCCCACTTGCACAGCCCCGCCGGCGGACAGGGCATGAACCTCGGCATCCAGGACGCCGTCGCGCTCGCTGACGGCCTGCGCGACGCGCTAAATGGCGATGGCGACAGCGCGCTGGACGCCTACAGCGCCAGCCGCAGGCCGGTCGCGCGACAAGTGCTGACCACGACCGGACGGCTGACCCGGCTGGCGACGCTGCCACGGGCGGCGCGCCCGGCTCGCAACGGGTTGACCCGACTGGCCGCCGGCATCCCGGCGGTGCGCACCAAGCTGGCCTGGCGGCTGTCAGGTCTGGTCTACCGCTGA
- a CDS encoding winged helix-turn-helix transcriptional regulator, which translates to MNSPRIGSSARGSRSGRPVMVALDVLGRRGALRLLWELRAGPLTFRALQTACDTNPSSLNTRLKELRELRIVDHGDAGYFLTRHGHSLMAALGPLQTWAHRWAADTFESAVDQT; encoded by the coding sequence ATGAATTCGCCCCGCATCGGTTCGTCGGCCCGCGGATCGCGATCGGGTCGGCCGGTCATGGTGGCCCTCGATGTGCTCGGTCGCCGCGGCGCGCTGCGCCTGCTCTGGGAGTTACGTGCCGGGCCGCTGACGTTCCGGGCGTTGCAAACGGCCTGCGATACCAACCCGAGCTCGCTCAACACTCGGTTGAAGGAGCTGCGAGAGCTACGCATCGTGGACCACGGGGACGCGGGTTATTTCTTGACGCGACATGGTCATTCGCTGATGGCGGCACTCGGGCCGCTGCAGACCTGGGCGCACCGCTGGGCCGCCGACACATTCGAGTCAGCGGTAGACCAGACCTGA
- a CDS encoding carboxymuconolactone decarboxylase family protein: protein MTRYKNDSARIAPAAGPFPDDMQQAIDAIMRGRPPLALFTTLARDRRLFFKFFNAGLLDRGQLTIRQREIVIDRVTASCGAEYEWGVHVSAFAAKAGLTEEHITSLTVGGPDDTCWSEADRVLIRLCDSLQEKCTVDDALWADLTRYHSDAALLELLMLAGTYRTVSYLVNSLQLPLEPGARRFPPSRGN from the coding sequence ATGACACGCTATAAAAATGATAGCGCCCGCATCGCGCCGGCCGCCGGTCCGTTTCCTGACGACATGCAGCAAGCGATCGACGCGATCATGCGCGGCCGCCCGCCCCTGGCGCTGTTCACCACGCTGGCGCGCGACCGTCGGCTGTTCTTCAAGTTCTTCAACGCCGGGCTGCTCGACCGGGGGCAGCTGACCATCCGGCAACGCGAGATCGTCATCGACCGGGTGACGGCGTCCTGCGGCGCCGAGTACGAGTGGGGTGTGCACGTCAGCGCGTTCGCTGCGAAAGCCGGCCTGACAGAAGAACACATCACATCGCTGACCGTCGGCGGACCCGATGACACCTGCTGGTCCGAGGCCGATCGGGTGCTAATCCGGTTGTGCGACAGCCTGCAGGAGAAGTGCACGGTAGACGACGCGCTCTGGGCGGATCTCACCCGATATCACAGCGACGCGGCGCTGCTCGAACTGCTCATGCTGGCCGGCACCTATCGCACCGTCAGCTACCTGGTGAACTCCCTGCAGCTGCCCCTGGAACCCGGCGCCAGGCGATTCCCGCCGTCCCGCGGGAATTGA
- the prrA gene encoding two-component system response regulator PrrA, which translates to MGGMDAAGSSPRVLVVDDDSDVLASLERGLRLSGFEVSTAVDGAEALRSATETRPDAIVLDINMPVLDGVSVVTALRAMDNDVPVCVLSARSSVDDRVAGLEAGADDYLVKPFVLAELVARVRALLRRRGATATSSSETITVGPLEVDIPGRRARVHGVDVDLTKREFDLLAVLAEHKTAVLSRAQLLELVWGYDFAADTNVVDVFIGYLRRKLEANGGPRLLHTVRGVGFVLRMQ; encoded by the coding sequence ATGGGCGGCATGGACGCTGCTGGGTCTTCACCCCGGGTTTTGGTTGTCGACGACGACTCCGACGTGCTTGCCTCGTTGGAGCGCGGACTGCGGTTGTCCGGATTCGAGGTGTCGACCGCGGTCGACGGCGCCGAGGCGTTGCGTAGCGCCACCGAAACCCGGCCGGACGCAATCGTTCTCGACATCAACATGCCCGTGCTCGACGGCGTCAGCGTGGTGACCGCGCTACGCGCGATGGACAACGACGTCCCGGTCTGCGTGCTGTCGGCGCGCAGCTCGGTCGACGACCGGGTGGCCGGCCTGGAAGCAGGCGCCGACGACTACCTGGTCAAGCCGTTCGTGCTGGCCGAGCTGGTGGCGCGGGTGCGGGCGCTGCTGCGCCGGCGCGGAGCCACCGCGACATCGTCGTCGGAAACCATCACCGTCGGGCCGCTGGAGGTCGACATCCCGGGCCGTCGCGCTCGGGTGCACGGCGTCGACGTCGACCTGACCAAGCGCGAGTTCGACCTGCTGGCGGTGCTGGCCGAGCACAAGACCGCGGTGTTGTCCCGTGCGCAGCTGCTGGAGCTGGTGTGGGGTTACGACTTCGCCGCTGACACCAACGTCGTCGATGTCTTCATCGGATACCTGCGCCGCAAACTCGAAGCCAACGGCGGCCCCCGGCTGCTGCACACCGTGCGCGGCGTGGGCTTCGTACTGCGCA